The Poecilia reticulata strain Guanapo linkage group LG13, Guppy_female_1.0+MT, whole genome shotgun sequence genome has a segment encoding these proteins:
- the dnaaf1 gene encoding dynein axonemal assembly factor 1 isoform X1, which translates to MDDKVTTENATERQNTDDTSGRNGSGGLQNTFEEKNKNRYQWQTSVQEEKHSEPRMTKKFLKDLCKKNKLYSTPSLNDTLYLHFKGFSKIENLEEYTGLKCLWLESNGLQRIENLDAQTDLRCLFLHQNLICKLENLEPMKKLCTLNVSNNYIHMIENISCLPELSTLQISHNKLESAKDVEHLGECMAINVLDLSHNLLHDPEIVSVLEAMPELRVLNLMGNEVVRKIPNYRKTLIIHLKQLTFLDDRPVFPKDRACAEAWAKDGLEGEWKERAAWVSRERRKIQDSLDELAKIREKALEKKRLRELQAEGKIETAPTSVMASEENTETLSPSEGEDVQIFTEGSQEDLKVDKSEANDRDLNAEEPEEDKFDTENDDQFQIKHDTGENVWANSVQGGQILQINVGEENHKLTKDREHKLSENTQPTQVSPGLSEEDELVPLHGPGPLVTELEDGEQLETIHLPISQSLRIDELPDLEDVDTEDFPGISHQQDFKPKIEVISGDGDEETPTENQGGGIFGLSHDGTSSPFPGDCNKSTGLPNDSSLLYPEDDDDWLTHYPGSNQPSSEKQCLIDQMWPLGCNWK; encoded by the exons ATGGACGATAAGGTGACAACAGAAAACGCAACGGAAAGACAAAACACCGATGATACTTCTGGCAGAAACGGATCAGGTGGGcttcaaaatacatttgaagaaaaaaataaaaatagataccAGTGGCAGACCTCAGTGCAAGaggaaaaacattcagagccaAGGATGACCAAGAAGTTCCTCAAAGACCTCTGCAAGAAGAACAAACTGTACTCCACACCTAGCTTGAATGACACACTGTACCTGCATTTTAAGGGTTTCTCCAAGATTGAGAACCTGGAAGAATACACAGGGCTCAAATGTCTCTGGCTGGAAAGCAATGGTCTCCAGAGGATTGAGAACCTGGATGCTCAGACTGACCTTCGCTGCTTGTTCCTGCACCAGAACCTCATTTGCAAGCTGGAAAACCTGGAACCCATGAAGAAACTCTGCACCCTGAACGTCTCCAACAACTACATCCACATGATAGAGAACATCTCCTGCCTTCCTGAACTCAGCACTCTACAAATATCCCACAACAAACTGGAGAGTGCGAAGGACGTAGAGCATCTGGGCGAGTGCATGGCCATCAACGTGTTGGACCTGTCTCACAATCTGTTACACGACCCTGAGATTGTCTCCGTGTTGGAGGCAATGCCAGAACTGAGGGTGCTGAACCTGATGGGAAATGAGGTGGTGAGGAAAATCCCAAACTACAGGAAGACCCTGATTATCCACCTTAAGCAGCTCACCTTCCTCGATGACCGGCCCGTGTTCCCCAAAGACAGGGCATGTGCAGAGGCGTGGGCCAAGGACGGGCTGGAGGGGGAGTGGAAGGAGAGAGCGGCATGGGTGTCACGGGAGAGAAGGAAAATCCAGGACAGCTTGGATGAATTGGCGAAAATCCGTGAGAAAGCCCTGGAGAAAAAACGCCTGCGAGAGTTGCAAGCGGAAG gGAAAATTGAGACAGCTCCTACTTCAGTCATGGCTAGTGAAGAAAACACGGAGACTTTGTCTCCCTCTGAAGGAGAGGATGTCCAGATCTTTACGGAGGGCAGCCAGGAAGATTTGAAGGTTGACAAAAGTGAGGCAAACGACAGAGATCTCAACGCAGAAGAGCCGGAGGAGGACAAGTTTGATACAGAAAATGATGATCAGTTTCAAATCAAGCACGACACAGGAGAGAATGTCTGGGCGAACTCTGTACAAGGTGGACAGATACTGCAGATAAATGTGGGAGAAGAAAATCACAAGTTAACAAAGGACAGAGAGCATAAGTtgtctgaaaacacacagcCTACGCAGGTTTCTCCCGGTCTTTCAGAAGAAGATGAGCTTGTACCGTTACATGGTCCTGGACCGTTAGTTACAGAGCTGGAGGACGGAGAGCAGCTGGAAACCATCCACCTTCCCATAAGCCAGTCACTGCGTATTGACGAGCTGCCCGACTTGGAAGACGTGGATACAGAAGACTTCCCCGGAATATCCCATCAGCAGGACTTCAAACCAAAAATAGAAGTCATATCAGGAGATGGCGATGAAGAGACACCGACTGAGAATCAGGGCGGGGGCATCTTCGGTCTCAGCCATGACGGAACGTCCTCGCCGTTTCCAGGTGACTGCAACAAATCAACTGGGCTCCCTAACGATTCATCACTGCTCTATccagaagatgatgatgattggCTTACTCACTATCCAGGATCCAATCAACCTTCCTCAGAGAAACAATGTTTGATTGA
- the dnaaf1 gene encoding dynein axonemal assembly factor 1 isoform X2: MDDKVTTENATERQNTDDTSGRNGSGGLQNTFEEKNKNRYQWQTSVQEEKHSEPRMTKKFLKDLCKKNKLYSTPSLNDTLYLHFKGFSKIENLEEYTGLKCLWLESNGLQRIENLDAQTDLRCLFLHQNLICKLENLEPMKKLCTLNVSNNYIHMIENISCLPELSTLQISHNKLESAKDVEHLGECMAINVLDLSHNLLHDPEIVSVLEAMPELRVLNLMGNEVVRKIPNYRKTLIIHLKQLTFLDDRPVFPKDRACAEAWAKDGLEGEWKERAAWVSRERRKIQDSLDELAKIREKALEKKRLRELQAEGKIETAPTSVMASEENTETLSPSEGEDVQIFTEGSQEDLKVDKSEANDRDLNAEEPEEDKFDTENDDQFQIKHDTGENVWANSVQGGQILQINVGEENHKLTKDREHKLSENTQPTQVSPGLSEEDELVPLHGPGPLVTELEDGEQLETIHLPISQSLRIDELPDLEDVDTEDFPGISHQQDFKPKIEVISGDGDEETPTENQGGGIFGLSHDGTSSPFPGDCNKSTGLPNDSSLLYPEDDDDWLTHYPGSNQPSSEKQCLIE, from the exons ATGGACGATAAGGTGACAACAGAAAACGCAACGGAAAGACAAAACACCGATGATACTTCTGGCAGAAACGGATCAGGTGGGcttcaaaatacatttgaagaaaaaaataaaaatagataccAGTGGCAGACCTCAGTGCAAGaggaaaaacattcagagccaAGGATGACCAAGAAGTTCCTCAAAGACCTCTGCAAGAAGAACAAACTGTACTCCACACCTAGCTTGAATGACACACTGTACCTGCATTTTAAGGGTTTCTCCAAGATTGAGAACCTGGAAGAATACACAGGGCTCAAATGTCTCTGGCTGGAAAGCAATGGTCTCCAGAGGATTGAGAACCTGGATGCTCAGACTGACCTTCGCTGCTTGTTCCTGCACCAGAACCTCATTTGCAAGCTGGAAAACCTGGAACCCATGAAGAAACTCTGCACCCTGAACGTCTCCAACAACTACATCCACATGATAGAGAACATCTCCTGCCTTCCTGAACTCAGCACTCTACAAATATCCCACAACAAACTGGAGAGTGCGAAGGACGTAGAGCATCTGGGCGAGTGCATGGCCATCAACGTGTTGGACCTGTCTCACAATCTGTTACACGACCCTGAGATTGTCTCCGTGTTGGAGGCAATGCCAGAACTGAGGGTGCTGAACCTGATGGGAAATGAGGTGGTGAGGAAAATCCCAAACTACAGGAAGACCCTGATTATCCACCTTAAGCAGCTCACCTTCCTCGATGACCGGCCCGTGTTCCCCAAAGACAGGGCATGTGCAGAGGCGTGGGCCAAGGACGGGCTGGAGGGGGAGTGGAAGGAGAGAGCGGCATGGGTGTCACGGGAGAGAAGGAAAATCCAGGACAGCTTGGATGAATTGGCGAAAATCCGTGAGAAAGCCCTGGAGAAAAAACGCCTGCGAGAGTTGCAAGCGGAAG gGAAAATTGAGACAGCTCCTACTTCAGTCATGGCTAGTGAAGAAAACACGGAGACTTTGTCTCCCTCTGAAGGAGAGGATGTCCAGATCTTTACGGAGGGCAGCCAGGAAGATTTGAAGGTTGACAAAAGTGAGGCAAACGACAGAGATCTCAACGCAGAAGAGCCGGAGGAGGACAAGTTTGATACAGAAAATGATGATCAGTTTCAAATCAAGCACGACACAGGAGAGAATGTCTGGGCGAACTCTGTACAAGGTGGACAGATACTGCAGATAAATGTGGGAGAAGAAAATCACAAGTTAACAAAGGACAGAGAGCATAAGTtgtctgaaaacacacagcCTACGCAGGTTTCTCCCGGTCTTTCAGAAGAAGATGAGCTTGTACCGTTACATGGTCCTGGACCGTTAGTTACAGAGCTGGAGGACGGAGAGCAGCTGGAAACCATCCACCTTCCCATAAGCCAGTCACTGCGTATTGACGAGCTGCCCGACTTGGAAGACGTGGATACAGAAGACTTCCCCGGAATATCCCATCAGCAGGACTTCAAACCAAAAATAGAAGTCATATCAGGAGATGGCGATGAAGAGACACCGACTGAGAATCAGGGCGGGGGCATCTTCGGTCTCAGCCATGACGGAACGTCCTCGCCGTTTCCAGGTGACTGCAACAAATCAACTGGGCTCCCTAACGATTCATCACTGCTCTATccagaagatgatgatgattggCTTACTCACTATCCAGGATCCAATCAACCTTCCTCAGAGAAACAATGTTTGATTGAGTAA
- the mrpl44 gene encoding large ribosomal subunit protein mL44, giving the protein MAAGYTLKRGVLTFRLQCQLVSRSPSLTQVREKKRWMRAYTYIMAKKLQLEGPPPPKPRWQQPNWDYHSEVQAFSSRLHENFSLQLLKTAFVSPCYLQAEQERRKKLEVDSETTALVLKDNLQLSKKGEGLTKSILTDWCRASFPSLPHEGVECIVGHLSSLSVVTYVARNLGIEDLTMSAEFPVPDEVLNSTFMAVIGALEESSGAERAAFFLRDFLLTQLIGKDLFDMWTVVNPMGLLVEELAKRNIPLPEPRLIRSAGASTVLPLYFVGLYSGTKLLAQGPGETLVGAEEEAARVALRKLYGFAENRRPFDFSPQQQHQRTLLQSVSQ; this is encoded by the exons ATGGCGGCGGGCTACACGTTAAAACGCGGCGTGCTAACATTTAGGCTGCAGTGTCAGCTCGTTTCCAGAAGCCCTTCACTGACACAGGTTAGGGAGAAGAAACGATGGATGAGAGCTTACACATATATTATGGCGAAGAAGTTACAGCTCGAAGGACCTCCGCCACCGAAGCCACG GTGGCAACAGCCTAATTGGGATTACCATTCAGAGGTTCAGGCTTTCAGTTCCCGTCTCCATGAAAACTTCTCTCTGCAGTTACTTAAAACAGCCTTCGTCAGTCCGTGTTACCTGCAGGCGGagcaggagaggagaaaaaagctGGAGGTTGACTCTGAGACCACGGCCTTGGTTCTGAAAGACAATCTTCAGCTGAGCAAAAAGGGAGAAGGCCTGACTAAAAGCATCCTGACCGACTGGTGCAGGGCAAGCTTTCCTAGTCTGCCACATGAGGGGGTTGAGTGCATTGTGGGGCACCTTAGCAGTCTGTCAGTTGTGACTTATGTTGCAAGAAATCTTGGCATAGAGGATCTTACAATGAGTGCAGAATTCCCTGTTCCGGACGAGGTGCTGAACTCCACTTTCATGGCGGTGATCGGCGCTCTGGAGGAAAGCAGTGGGGCAGAGCGAGCTGCATTCTTTCTCAGA GATTTCCTATTGACTCAGCTGATAGGAAAGGACCTGTTTGATATGTGGACTGTGGTGAATCCAATGGGACTGCTGGTGGAGGAACTTGCAAAGAGAAATATTCCTCTGCCAGAACCTCGTCTCATCAGGTCTGCAGGAGCCAGTACTGTTCTCCCGCTCTACTTTGTCGGCTTGTACAG TGGCACAAAACTCCTGGCTCAAGGTCCAGGTGAGACGCTTGTCGGAGCTGAGGAGGAAGCGGCACGTGTGGCTCTACGGAAACTTTATGGCT